In Malaclemys terrapin pileata isolate rMalTer1 chromosome 14, rMalTer1.hap1, whole genome shotgun sequence, the genomic stretch CAACCTATCCTGggaaacgatccctcactctcacagaccttgggaggcaggccagtcctcgcttacagacagccccccaacctaaagcaaatgctcaccagcaactacacaccacaccacagaaacacgaacccaggaaccaatccctgtaacaaaccccgttgcctactctgtccccatatctactctagcgacaccatcataggacccagccacaccatcaggggctcattcacctgcacatctatgttagggggcttattccttcaccctctcacttccctggtccttctcacatgaacagagagcaacaatacccgaagtccaaaggtgcaaacaattcgatgtttattggggtgaacttccagcaagcatgattccagtttccttccccggtgtcccccttcccagctctgacaccacagagccatccctgttcccattccccccttagcaaaacatgattccaatttccccacccccattccctgttcccattccccccttacttcctgattgactgcagactatatagcacaacttgagttctgcttagctataccttaaccaatcattttactgacatttaactaaccaatcctaacatattgtaacatgattagctaaccaattatatcctaCCACCTTAATTAgcttacacccagcaaaattaattatacagcagacagaaacaattacagaaccagacagagaccatgcaaataaacatacaaaacaatacagaagtaagggttttacaactacaggtctgtcgcgtcttaggcgcatttaacatgtgcaatttcagctttatgcggtcggcaaaaacaaaaaacaaaacaaaaacaaaaaagagaaaaacaacaatttaaatactgtttctggagtgcgggcgattccgcccgccattacactcaatgtaattttgactatatgcgattttcgctttaggccCTGACTgcagaacgtaaccccagcgtaagatgagacagacctgtacatctatacagacataagggttttccagctgtgtctattgtgacaaagttcctcctctatcttggtgggtcctgcgcttattggcggattttcttacctcagagattcaccatgtgggttggggaacagcccagagaccttcccctctggaagaacccacagtccaggtcaattgggaggtttgggggaacccaggcccgccctctactgcaggttccagcccagggccctgtggactgctgctgtctataatgcctcctgtaacagctgcatgacagctacacctccctgggctacttccccatggcctcctccaaacaccttccttattctcaccacaggaccttcctcctggtgtctaataacgcttatgctcctcagtcctccagcaacacaccctctcactctcagctccttgcgcctcttgctctcagctcctcacactcacaccacaaactgaagtgagctccttttaaaacccaggtgccctgattagcctgccttaattgattctagcagcttcttcttaattggctccaggtgtcctaattagtctgtctgccttaactggttctagcaggttcctgattactctagtgcagcccctgctctggtcactcagggaacagaaaactactcatccagtgaccagtatatttgccctctaccagactcctgtaccccactggtctgggtctgtcacactattgATAAGTAAGTTCTTAccaaacagaaaactatcaacctaaattttcttttccatcttctaggctctttcctttctccgGAGGTGATAAAAATACAATTCTGTCCTGATATTCCGAActgcccaatagcaccttatttccatgtgactagtttgggaTATGAGGATGTGACTgttcacttcccagtttatggctgcctctgctgcttagccaaaggccttacttagcctaagaacaaagCCTCAAACTGTGACAGTGAAAGAAGGCCCTTACAcataaagaaagaatcaaaatcactttctttcttttatacctctataactagctaagtaatAAGAATACacgtaaattcttaaagtataggcctttacagacaggcctgaatatctatatcctagcaatctactaatgtgatatatgccatcatgtgccagcaatgcccctctgccatgtacattggccaaactggacaggacacaaatcagacatcaggaatggtaacatacaaaagccagtaggagaccacttcaatctccctagacattcaacaacagatttaaaagtagccatccttcaacaaaaaacttcaaaaacagacttcaaagagaaactgcagagctacaattcatttgctaACTTAACACCAttcatttgggcttgaatagggactaggAGTGCCTGGCTCactaattttccctctcttggtattgacacctcctcatcagttattcggagtggaccacatccaccctgactgaattggccttgtcatcgctggttctccacttgtaaggcaactcccttctcttcatgtgccagtatatttatgcctgtacctgtaattttcactccatgcatctgaagtagcggtttttttacccatgaaagcttatgctcacataTATCTGTTAGGCTTTacggtgccatcggactcctcaAAATGAATATATACATGTGCTTTCTATTTGGTATGAATACTCTTTACATTCTTATTATTCACATCAACTGTGAGTGCCTGCAATCCGCAGCAGAACCTAGGCCCAAGCTATCGTCCTTCTTCTCTGGAAAGGTCACCTGCATTTGGGAAGGGTTCCCAGGACACATGGATCAGGTTCCTCTACAGAGGCCAACAACCAGGTCCCCATCATCCACAACTTCATCTGCATGAGACATGACTCACTGCCTGCAATTCAGACCCCGGCCCTTTCTGGATCATTAGGGAAATTCAGGAGCAACTGGGTTCCTGTCTGGCAGAAATTgggcttttttgccttggaaaCCTTCCGAAAAGTATTAGCTCTGGCTAATGATGACGTAACCGTATTTGGCTGCAATGTACCACCCGATATCAAATCTTCCATTCTTGAGCAAGCACGCTGCGAAGTTAGAAAAGACACCTCTTCCAGCTAATCTCTCCACAGCTCCAGTACAGGAAGACAAACCTTTGTGTGCTATTTCCTGGTTTAATTTAGGATTTGCTCCTGTTTTCTGTCTATTTTGTCTTCAAGGTCCACTGGCTCACACGACTTCATGGGCAGAAGAACTAGGAAGAAGCGGAGGCAGAAGAGAGGAAAGGCTATGGTACAGCAATCACAGGACTTGTGTTTGTATGGCCGGCTTAGGCAGAACTAAGCGCCACGGTTTTATTCCGCACACTAAGGGCTTAGCTTCACATACAGTGCTTCTCCCGTCcacgtagttaatccacctccccgagaggtgtcTACCCTGGGGATTAGGTCGggataactatgttgctcaggagagtggatttttcacacccctgagcgacgaaCTAACACCGATATAGGCCTGTAGTGCAGAGCTGGCCTAACTCTTAAACTCTTGTCCCAGCAACCACTGGGCTCCTTATAAAATCTGGGATGGATTCTCAGGACTGTCCTTTGATGGTTCCTAAATCCTGATCTGGTATCTAGAGGGGATAACCCCTGGGCATTGCAAGGGTCCTTCCATAAGAGAGATCATctcccagcccactcccagcCGCTTGCTTCCCTGGCCTTCCCCGCTGCAGTTTATGTCCTGTTCTAATGACCTGATGACCTACCACAAAGTGTTTTTTGGATCACGGTGGCGTCCAGAGTTTGAAAAGCACTTGGTTCACACTGTCGAGCCGCTAAGCCTAGCGTCTGCGGTGACACAAGAGAGGACACAAATTATACTTGCTATCAGTCCTTATCCTCCAGGATATAAACTGATCATCAGCTGAGGTCAGGAAAACCCTTCTACCCATTGTATAGGTTTGCACAATTAAGGGGATGTGAAATGTGATCAGCCCTGTTGCTGGTAGCACAAGGTACAGATTTCatcttgaaccaagtctaatTTAAGTTTTAGCACTAGAAAGCTTTTTATctgtatttctcttgtaaccatttctggctTCAATGCCTTGTACTTGCACTCACTTAAAATCCCTCTCTTTGGAGTTAAATAAActggttttattctttaatcaaaactaattcaGTGGCATGGTTAAACTGGGCTGGGTGGTAATTCCAGTTAAAGTAGCAGACTGCTCGATATTATTTCCTTACGCGGAGATGAAGCTAAAATAGCTGATCTGTCCAAAaaagggctgggcagtgcagaaTACACTTTTCTGTGCgggaaatccaggactgggagtgtgcggaggtcaccctgcaagtggtgGCCAAAGctgtcagaagccaggctatCAGACCACTGGCTGTTTTACTCAGAATGCGGAAGTAATGGGTTCTGGTTTCCAGGGCTGTTCTCAGGGTTTCCTTTCTCAGGAGTTAAAATCAAACAGTTTGTGGAATCTCGCCACACTTTCCGGGTTAGTTTCTCTCTGAACTCTCCTGACACGTGGCTTGTGAAGGCAGCAAAGACAGAATAAATTGCCTGACTTTGCCTCCAAGTTCTAACTTCACTGCTTCCTGGGGAAGAAAGGAACAGTTCTACAGCAGAAGAAAACCCACTTCAAAGTCACCATGATCAGCCTGAGGACAGTTCTCCTGGCCACCTTCCTCCTGGGGGTTTCTTATCAATATGCAACAGGTAAGTAGGAACCTTGATACAGGAGCagaggccagatcctgagctggtgtagacaggagtagttccattgaaatcggTGGAGCTATATCGATTTACATCAGCCAAGGGTCTAGCCCCAAGTGTCTGGAATGAGGGAGCTGGTGGCCTGCAGCAGAGGTTTTTGGGAGGGTCCTAGAAACCACCTGAGAGAATAATAGTAGATTAGACATAATTCAGCCCGGAACTGAGCAGGTCCAGCTCTCAATGGTGTCAATGGAAATTGCACCCACTTATGGCAGGGCTGAATATAACATTAAGATTTTATTCCTTCCTCCTTCATTAATGAGATTTGCATGTCAATAGGATCTGTGTTTAAGGGTTCATCTCCTCTTGCCGCTAGACCCCCATTTGATTGCCATAATCCTCTTGTGACCTTATGATCATTTCCAGGGCAAGTAATTGTGACACGACAGACACAGGATTCTGACTTCAGGTGGGGGTTACGTAGCAGCAGAGAGCAAGCTTTTAGgaaacaaaaatctgttttcatggaaGTGTCCTTAAGTACTAGAGAATAAAGGGAGGGAAAACCAGAATAATACATTTCAGCAAATTTGTTTCTAATTACTCTAGTGTACAGGCTACTGTGTATTTGTACCATTGCCCCCTACAGGATGGAATTAGTATTATTCAACTGTGTGTCATGTGTCCTATAGGGCTAACAGTTAATGGAGAGTTCCCTTTAGTGTAAGTGGTAAAAGGCTGGGCTGTTTTGAATCAGGAGAATCTGACCCACATTTTCCAAGGTGACAAGTCAGTTTGGGTACCTGAAGTTCTGGGCACACAAAGGGCGACATTTTCCAGGGGTCTAGTTTTCagatggtgggtgctcagcacgttCTGAAAAGCAGCCTCTTGAAGGCATCTCAAGTTGTGCACCCAAAACTGGAGACACCTGAAATCATTAGCCCCTTTGGAGAACCATGGCCAGAGCTGAGCTCTAACCCAGTGTAGCTGTGAAATTCATTGTAACCATAGTGCGCCTCAGAATGACGCCAGTGAAGTACCAGGTGGCCCAGGTGTGTTCCCATACGCAGCTTTGCCATCAACTTTAACGTGTCCTTTCAGATTCAGGTCTCCAATACAGTAGCCAAAATGGACAGAGATTCTTAAACTTGACTGCATCTTAGCTTGGGAATTCCCACTCCCGTGGAGACAATGTCAGCCACACAcagttttaatgtagtttttctgAGGTGACTAAAAGGGAGAACAGAGCCCCTGAGAAATCCCAATACCAGTCAGTTCTAATGCAATGGCTTTGGGATTAACGAACTCTCTCTTTCACAGCCATATCGTCTACTCCCGTGGAGTGTTGCTTTAATTACGTGACTGGAGCCATTCAGCTTTCTAAACTGGTGGATTTCTACAATACCCCCCGCGAGTGTCACTTACCAGCTGTTGTGTAAGTAGAGACTATTCCCTCCAGGGCTGATTGTCCTCCTACCCTGTTACAGTGCACCTCACTGGTAAGCCAGAGAAAGTGTCCGCCTGAGATACCAGCTGTCACATCAGGTTACAGAGACCACAGGGTCCCGTTAAGCTCTTGTATATGGGAGGTTTTCTTTATAAAGAGAGTAACACTGGGTAAGCTCCAGAAGTGAGAAGTATCGTTAATCTCGCTGCAGGGTATTATTGAAACCAATAGCCTAGCGACACTCAAGAGGATGAGCTATCTATATGGATGGTCTAGCACTTATTAATTATAATTTGTATAATAATTGCATGTAAAGTCCCCAGTCTTGATCAGGGCCCCGATGCGCCAGGTGCTGTAGATACGTATATAAAgtaaagtccctgctccaaagagattacaatctaaattgaCAAGACAGACAAGGGCGTGGGAAACTGATGcaaggaaagggaaggggaagatgtttgcaaataaaaatacaaaggtgGCCCTTTTTAATGAGCTCTCTTGCTTTTCCATTTGCAGGTTGGAGACGGTTGCTGACCGCAAGGTCTGTGCTGACCCCTCAAAGCCTTGGGTGAAGAGGGCAATCAGGGTCTTGGAGGCAAAGAGGAAACAAACCTCACTTTCTGAGAACCACAGATAaacactccaccccagagccacgCCAGACCCAACTGCCTCCGGTTGTCTCTGCACATTTCCTGTCTTCATTCCACATACCTCACTGGACTGTTCTTGTTTCAgcactgacagacagacagctcAGTCCTGACAGTGAGCGAGCTCTGTGCACTTACAGAAGGACTGACACACTGTGCACTACAGCCAAAGACATTGTGTTTCAGACTGTAAGTGTCCTTGCAAGGACACCCACAAGCTGTAACAGACGCATATATAATAAAGCTTCATTGCTACTCTGCAAGCGTTTGTGATTGTTCCTAATCCTCACGGGTTGGCATTAACGGCTCGTCGGGCTACACTTTGCTGATTCATTGAAAGAGCCACAATCAGGAAGCCTCATTGtaagtcggggcggggggggggggggggaagctcctTTCTGTCGacctcccagctccagctgtaGGGGGCAGTTCTGCAGCTCATTGAACTCGTGTAGAGCCCATGAGGCCAGTAGAGGGCAGGCCACCACCCAATCAAAGGCAATTCCTCATGGCACGACATGCATGTGCCCTGGGCAACCGGCTCCCCTACCAAAGAGGTGTTTGATGAAGGGAAGGTACAGCTCAGTGAAATGCTGCCCGGCCTCCAGCTTCTCATCTCTGGCACCTACCTTCAAACAGGGTGACGCAGaatgtagcccagtggttctcaaacgtttgtaccggtgaccccttcacacagcaagcctctgagtgtgacccccccttatgaattaaaaacactttttatatagttaacaccattataaatgctggaggcaaagcggggtttggggtggaggctgacagctcgtgaccccccccccccccatgcaataACCTCGTGATCCCCTGAgcggtcctgacccccagtttgagaaccccggttTAGCCCAATCCTTCAACAGAGCCAGGGATCAGTATTCCCCATCTGTGACTACTTCACTGCCATTGCCGGACCATTTATTCCTTACGGGTCCATCCTGCGTGTAGCCACAGGTTACCCCCATCCCCCATGGGAGTCACACATCTGCACTCATTTTGCATCTCCCAATATCTCTCCACTGTTTGCCCCCCCACACAAGAAGGGTCTGCCATTTCTCCACAGGAGCTGCCCACGGGATTAGGGGGCCTGCCAAGCAGGTGGAACCCCCAACAGTTTAAAGCAGAATGCCAGGTAGAGGTGCACCCCCACAGCTCTGAGGTAGCAGAACTGTCTTCCCTGTATAATCCATGGGCTTGGGGTGGAGCCATAAACTCCTCTTAGTGTATTTCTGTGGTGCGTGCGAAAAGTTCATATCAACCCTACTGGCTGCTCGTGTAATTCAGTTAGAACACGACTGGTAGCAGGTAACACTggcgcccccacccccataccgGCGCCTCACACACACTTTGGGAAGGGAGATTTTTGACTGCTCCAGAACTCAGCTGGGCAGTGGGATCTTTGCTTGCACAGCTACTACGGGTTACAGGttgtcccaggtcacacagcGGATCAGAGGCAAAACCAGGAGTAGACACTAAatcccctgactcccaggccaATGCCCTATTCTTTCAGCCACGCTGCCATCCTGTGGCCAAAGGGGGGAATTGAGCTTTTCCAGGAAGTGCTTAAGAATGAGGACAGGGCCCTGCCATTGACCCTCTTCCCCTCAGCTCCCTGGAAAGAGCCCTGCCCATTAGCACCACATAGATAGAAACCCCGCCCCCACCTCAGCCTCATGGCTaaaccgcccccccgccccagtctctATTTGCTCTCACAACCTCAGTACATTTAGAAGGGATTTGGCATGACAAAATGCACATGGGAAAAGAGACTCCCCAGGCCCCATAAGCACAGCAAGTTCGCTGGAGTGTGTAGGACAAAGGGAATGGCCCCTCTCCGGGGGAGGCAGGCAGCATGCATGAGGGATCTGAGTTGATAATGGAGGGGAAAGCAGTCCACACATGCCAGGAGCGCTACAGTCCAGGAAACAGAGATACATGaagagagtgaggggggatttgacagcagccttcaactacctgaaggggggttccaaagaggatggagctcggctgctctcagtggtggcagatgacagaacaaggaacgatggtctcaagttgcagtggggggggggggggggtctaggttggatattaagaaacactatgtcactaggaggttggtgaagcactggaatgcgttacctagggaggtggtggaatctccttccttagaggtttttaaggtcaggcttggggttggtcctgctttgagcagggggtgggactagatacctcctgaggtctcttccaaccctaatcttctatgtaTTAAAATGTCAGCATTGGTCTGGAGGTCGGAGCTTTATTCTCAGGCCCCAAGCGCGCTGGGTTGTTTATTGAGCCATTCGAAGATCATGGGCTGTATTCCGC encodes the following:
- the LOC128848996 gene encoding C-C motif chemokine 17-like encodes the protein MISLRTVLLATFLLGVSYQYATAISSTPVECCFNYVTGAIQLSKLVDFYNTPRECHLPAVVLETVADRKVCADPSKPWVKRAIRVLEAKRKQTSLSENHR